Part of the Onthophagus taurus isolate NC chromosome 11, IU_Otau_3.0, whole genome shotgun sequence genome is shown below.
ttagataaaaatgttgtggggGTCAACTatcgaaaaacataaaaaattaggtttttaAGGATACAAAaacttcataatttttttaaatatcgaattggaatcacaaaattttgttaagttaTACTAAAAGGAGTGTAGATTCAAACAAAACATAGGATactgtttcaaaaatttaaataaaaatgttgtgcGTGGTCAAAGAGAGATGTatcgaaaaatatcaaaaattttgatttttaatgatgcaaaacttcataacttctttaaataTCGAACTGGAATCACGAAATTTTGTGGGGTTATACTAAAAAGGGTGtagtttcaattaaaaaatacgatattgtttcaaaaattgagataaaaatgttgttgatgGTCATCtatcaaaaaacatcaaaaattaggtttttaaggatacaaaaattcataacttttttaaatatcgaattagaatcaaaaaattttgttaatttatactAAAAGAAGTGTAGAttcaaataaaacacaaaatattgtttcaaaaatttagataaaaatgttgtgggtGGTCAAAGTGATGTatcgaaaaatatcaaaaatttagatttttaatggTGCAAAActtcataacttctttaaataTCGAATTGGAATCACGAAATTTTGTGGAGTTATACTAAAAAGAGTGtagattcaaataaaaaatacgatattgtttcaaaaattgagataaaaatgttgttggtGGTCAACTATCGAAAAACATCAATAATTAGGTTTTTAAggattcaaaaattcataacttttttaaataacgaattggaatcacaaaattttgttaagttaTACTAAAAGGAGTGTagattcaaataaaacataaaatattgtttcaaaaattcagataaaaatgttgtgggtGGTCAAAGTGAGAAGTatcgaaaaatatcaaaaactttGATTTTTAATGGTGCAAAActtcataacttctttaaataTCGAATTGGAATCACGAAATTTTGTGGGGTTGTACTAAAAAGAGTGtagattcaaataaaaaatacgatattgtttcaaaaattaagataaaaatgttgttggtGGCCAACTATcgaaaatatcgaaaattaggtttttaaggatacaaaaattcataacttttttaaataccgaattgaaatcacaaaattttgttaagttaTACTAAAAGGAGTGTagattcaaataaaacatagaatattgtttcaaaaatttagataaaaatgttgtggggGTCAACTatcgaaaaacataaaaaattaggtttttaAGGATACAAAaacttcataatttttttaaatatcgaattggaatcacaaaattttgttaagttaTACTAAAAGGAGTGTAGATTCAAACAAAACATAGGATactgtttcaaaaatttaaataaaaatgttgtgcGTGGTCAAAGAGAGATGTatcgaaaaatatcaaaaattttgatttttaatgatgcaaaacttcataacttctttaaataTCGAACTGGAATCACGAAATTTTGTGGGGTTATACTAAAAAGGGTGtagattcaattaaaaaatacgatattgtttcaaaaattgagataaaaatgttgttgatgGTCATCtatcaaaaaacatcaaaaattaggtttttaaggatacaaaaattcataacttttttaaatatcgaattagaatcaaaaaattttgttaatttatactAAAAGAAGTGTAGAttcaaataaaacacaaaatattgtttcaaaaatttagataaaaatgttgtgggtGGTCAAAGTGATGTatcgaaaaatatcaaaaatttagatttttaatggTGCAAAActtcataacttctttaaataTAGAATTGGAATCACGAAATTTTGTGGAGTTATACTAAAAAGAGTGtagattcaaataaaaaatacgatattgtttcaaaagttgagataaaaatgttgttggtGGTCAACTatcgaaaaacatcaaaaattaggtttttaaggatacaaaaattcataacttttttaaataccgATTTGGAATcacaaaattttgttaagttaTAGTAAAAGGAGTGTagattcaaataaaacatAGGATATTGCTTCAAAAATTTAGATAAGAATATTGTTGGTGGTCAACtatcaaaaaacatcaaaaattaggTTTTTAAGGACACAAAgattcataacttttttaaatatcgaattggaatcacaaaattttgttaagttaTACTAAAAGGAgtgtaaattcaaataaaaaatactatatTGTTCCagaaatttatacaaaaattaaaagtatcaaaaaataaatttttagaggtattaaaattcataacatttttataaactgATTTggaacaataatatttttagggCATATAGTAAATTGAatgtaaattttgataaaagaaaCGAAATTATAAAATCCAAAACCCCAAAACCATAATACAGATTTctaaatcaactttttttaaatttcgtttcgtattttacaatataaaaaacaGCAATGTTATTAAAACACTCTCGAAATACCTGAAATATCATGATCTCGCCAATGCAAACTACAAtcgcatttttttttgttgaatcgaCCAAACCTGGTTTTCACAAAAGAAATTGCGTTTCAAAAGAATTCCGAGAGTTTGATCcgtatgaaaatgtaacatattGTTTTCGTATTACACGTAGTTTATTGATGTTTTCAACTCTATACAATTATTTGCGAATATCCCAAATAGTTGAAACACGATCTCTACATAGTTTAAAAtcgaaactttaattaaaactgaaccttaactttaaaaaatcattaaattaaatcttattGCATCATATTTGATGTGTTGAATCTGCTAAAAGCTCTTaattaatcaagttttttGATCCggggttattttttttgcaacactCGACgtgtgttaaattaattaacagtgtaaaaaaaatggaaataccTGAAAAATGTTTACTCATAACAAAAGTACCCAatccaataaaaaatgaatcgaTATGCATATCCAATTGAAATGTAAAATGTGATAAAATAACCTTGccaatttaatttagtttattaattgaaaatgttaggTTTGCCGAATGATGTGTCGATGTATTGGCATCAATATCCATGGAAATTGGGAGTTACATTCTGCAAAGTTCGTGCTTTATTATCTGAAATGTAAGGTatttttgcaacaattttttattgtaatgaaataaaaatgttttagggcTTCCTACGGTTCTGTGTTAACAATAGTCGCCTTTTCAACGGAAAGATACATTTCAATTTGCCATCCTTTGTACATACATAAAATGTCTGGACTTAGAAGAGCAGTTCGgataatatcatttttatggTTTATCGCATTTCTAGCTGCGCTACCTTTTGCAGTTTACACGACCGTACATTATTTAGTTTATCCTCCAGGTAGTGACACAATTCTCGAGGTAAGATATTTTCTATCAATAAAAAGTTTGAACCGATTTAGCGGTTCAATACATCCCTGGGGTAGTAAGCTTTTCTAAAATCCTTTAGAAACGATTCCATTTTTCTTatctatatttttagaaaaactgttacgattttgaataatatatgatacgttttatttattcatataGGAGTCGGCGTTTTGCGCAATGCTGGATCAACCAAAATTCGTTCCTTTAGCTGAAATAAGTGCAACTATATTCTTTATATTACCTATGTCAGTGTTAGCTTTTCAATATACGAAAATGGGACTGCAAATTTATAACAGCTCCAAGCAATTTCAAGGAACTATACGATTATCTTTGCATAGAGATAGTAGGAGGGTTCAAGCCCATAAAACAGTTGTTAGGATGTTAGGTAATAATAAATCTGAAATATTTTCatcacaatttaatttaaaataatttttttaatcgttaGCTGCCGTTGTTGTGGCATTTTTCGTCTGCTGGGCACCATTTCACTGCCAGCGTTTATTATATCTTCACGCAATAAACTGGGAATATTATTACGTAGCAAACGAGTGGATGTTTTACATAACAGggattctttattatttatcatcaACGTTAAATCCCATTCTTTACAACGTTATGTCTGCAAGATACAGGAAAGCTTTCCGGTCCGTGCTTTGCGGAAACCCAATTAGCGACGATTTCAATAATCGATCAACCAGATGTTCGCAATTTGACGCAGCAAGAGCTGGAGGATCTCGACGTGAATCCAAACTTAGAAGCATTCTATTAGACACAGAAGATGGATGTAGCCTTACATCGAAAGATGGCGCAACaagttttaaaggaaattatgTTTGTTCCGTTACGTTGAAGCAAAAACTTTTAAGTGAATGTggaaatgaaacaaaaatgtaatgttTTAAGTTGTTAGTTATATTTATAAGTGATTTTGTAcgatttatttctcaaaaattgttattaaaaggtTTGTgtgaacaaaaataaatgtaaatattaataatcatttttttatcagTTGTTAATTACAAGAATTAATAGCTTCGCTAAATATTGAATTGGAATTACGAAATTTGTTGGAGATATACTAAAAAGGATGtaggtttaaataaaaaatatcatattgtttcaaaaatttagatttttaatgatagaaaacttcataacttctttaaataTCGAATTGGAATCGCGAAATTTTGTGGAGTTATACTAAAAAGAGTGtagattcaaataaaaaatacgacattgtttcaaaaatttagataaaaatgttgttggtGGTCAACTAtgaaaaaacatcaaaaattatgaCTTTTAGGatacaaaaattcataacttttttaaatatcgaaTTGGaatcacaaattttttttaagttatagtaAAAGGAGTGTAGATTCAAATAAAACGTAggatattgtttcaaaaatttagataaaaatgttgttggtGGTCAACTatcgaaaaacatcaaaaattaggtttttaaggatacaaaaattcataacttttttaaatatcgaaTTGGAATCACAAAATTTGATTAAGTTATACTAAAAGGAGTGtagattcaaataaaaaacttgatattgtttcaaaaatgtagataaaaatattgtggGTGGTCAACTatcgaaaaacatcaaaaattaggtttttaaggatacaaaaattgatagcttttttaaatatcgaattggaatcacaaaattttgttaagttaTACTAAAAGGAGTGTagattcaaataaaacatacgatattgtttcaaaaatttagataaaaatgttattggtGGTCAActattgaaaaacatcaaaaattaggTTTTTTAGGATACAAAAactgataacttttttaaatatcgaattggaatcacaaaattttgctaagttatactaaaattagtgtagattcaaataaaatatacgatattgtttcaaaaatttaaataaaaatgttgtgggtAGTCAAAGTGAGAAGTatcgaaaaatatcaaaaatttagatttttaatgatgCAAAACTTTATAACTTCTTTAAATATCGAATTGGAATCACGAAATTTTGTGGAGTTATACTAAAAAGAgtgtagatttaaataaaaaatactatattgcttcaaaaatttagataaaattgttGTGGGTGGTCAACTatcgaaaaacatcaaaaattaggtttttaaggatacaaaaattcataacttttttaaataccgAATTGGAATcacaaaattttgttaagttaAACTAAAAGGAGTGtagattcaaataaaatacttgatattgtttcaaaaatgtagataaaaatattgtggGTGGTCAACTatcgaaaaacatcaaaaattaggtttttaaggatacaaaaattgatagcttttttaaatatcgaattggaatcacaaaattttgttaagttaTACTAAAAGGAGTGTagattcaaataaaacatAGGATATTGTCTCaaaaatttagataaaaatattgtggGTGGTCAAAGTGAGAAGTATcgaaatatatcaaaaatttagatttttaatgatgcaaaacttcataacttctttaaataTAGAATTGGAATCACGAAATTTTGTGGAGTTATACTAAAAGGAGTGTagattcaaataaaacatacgatattgtttcaaaaatttagataaaaatgttattggtGGT
Proteins encoded:
- the LOC111419475 gene encoding neuropeptides capa receptor-like; translated protein: MLQECSNITYINDTNVSCNLTPQLFILYQRGPQQLPLEISVPLTVLNVIIFITGLIGNFVVCLVIVRHRTMHSATNYYLFNLAVSDLTLLAFGLPNDVSMYWHQYPWKLGVTFCKVRALLSEMASYGSVLTIVAFSTERYISICHPLYIHKMSGLRRAVRIISFLWFIAFLAALPFAVYTTVHYLVYPPGSDTILEESAFCAMLDQPKFVPLAEISATIFFILPMSVLAFQYTKMGLQIYNSSKQFQGTIRLSLHRDSRRVQAHKTVVRMLAAVVVAFFVCWAPFHCQRLLYLHAINWEYYYVANEWMFYITGILYYLSSTLNPILYNVMSARYRKAFRSVLCGNPISDDFNNRSTRCSQFDAARAGGSRRESKLRSILLDTEDGCSLTSKDGATSFKGNYVCSVTLKQKLLSECGNETKM